Proteins from one Armatimonadota bacterium genomic window:
- a CDS encoding M3 family metallopeptidase, whose amino-acid sequence AMFLDSVEMGEEHKVWWMYVNHFIGSPFYVYAYSFGELLVLAIYSMYLEQGEAFVPKFISLLETGGSCSPEELLGRVGIDIKSPEFWRGGMKVMEQLIADFESLHAQWKTKKLSC is encoded by the coding sequence GGCTATGTTCCTTGATTCAGTCGAGATGGGTGAGGAGCACAAGGTCTGGTGGATGTATGTGAACCACTTCATCGGCTCACCGTTCTATGTCTACGCCTATTCATTCGGCGAACTGCTCGTCCTGGCGATCTATTCCATGTATCTCGAGCAGGGCGAGGCCTTCGTTCCCAAGTTCATCTCCCTGCTAGAGACGGGCGGCTCATGCTCGCCTGAAGAACTGCTCGGTCGAGTCGGTATCGACATCAAGAGCCCCGAGTTCTGGCGCGGAGGCATGAAAGTAATGGAACAGCTCATCGCCGACTTTGAGAGCTTACATGCTCAGTGGAAGACTAAAAAGCTTAGCTGCTGA